The window CAAGATCACCATCCATTACCGACTGTATGTCCGTCACCTTGGTTTCGGTCCGATGATCGTTGACCATGGTGTACGGCTGAAACACGTATGAACGGATTTGACTTCCCCATTCGATCTTCTTCTTGCTGCCTTCCACCGCATTCTTGGCGGCCTCCTGAATCGCAAGCTCCAGCTGATAGATCCGACTCTTGAGCATCGTCGTCGCGCGCTCGCGGTTCTGCAACTGGCTTCGCTCTTCCGTGCACTCCGCGACGACACGCTGCTGTGTGCCGTCCGACAGTGCACCGGTCCAGATGAGCCGGACGCCGGTCTCAACCTTGTTGACGTTCTGCCCGCCCTTTCCGCCGGAGCGAAAGGTCTGCATCTCCACCTCATCCGACTTTAGCTCGATGTCGATGCTGTCGTCTACCTCCGGATACACGAATACGCTGGCGAACGACGTATGACGCCTTCCGCTTGAATCAAATGGAGATATACGTACCAGTCGGTGCACGCCCGACTCGGCCTTGAGATAGCCATAGGCCATCGAGCCTTCTACCTGAATCGAGGCGCTCTTGATGCCCGCACCCTCACCCTCCTGGAACTCGAGCATTTCCACCTTATAGTCGTGCTTCTCTCCCCACCTCGTGTACATTCGCAGAAGCATCTCCGCCCAATCCTGACTCTCCGTGCCACCGGCACCGGGGTGAATTGTCAGGATGGCATTACGCACGTCGTCCGGTTCGCTGAGCATGCTCCGGAGTTCAAGTGTTTCGACCAACGATTCCATTGCCGCCGCCTCAGCATCGATCTCTCCGCTGAGATCTGTCTCCTCCTCCTCGGCCATTTCAACCAGCGTCCGGATGTCATCCGCCCTTCGCTTGATATCGTCCCATGCCGTCAGCCAGGTCTTTTCGGCGGCGAGGGCCTGCTCCACCTTGCGAGCGGCGGTAGGATCATTCCAGTAATTCGGGTCGAGACGCTTCTCGCTCAGAGCATCAATTCGCTTTCGTCGCTCGGCGACGTCAAAGATACCTCCCGAGCGCGTCTACGCGCTCTAACAGGTTTCGTACGTTTTCAGTCATGTTGTATATGTCCTTTCTACTCGATGCTCTACTCTATGCTGCAGCCGTCGGCGCGGCCACAGGCCGGACCAGTTTTCGTAATCCCGAGCCGACAAGTCCTCCAGAGAGTCCAATAAGAAAACCGACGGCGACAATGATAAGGGGTACCGCAAAGCTCGGCACAAGACCCGAAACTCCTGCGAGTATCCGATGCAATTCCATAGCCGGCCCGGTGGCGACGGCAACAGTATACGAGGTCAGGCCTGCCCAAACACTGCCCACGACCACCGCGCCTCTCCACCATCCACCGGTGGTCCACAGCCAGCCAGCCAGAATGCCACCGGCGACACCCCATGCCCAACCGAGCAGAAGATGACACGCCGCCGTTACAGCTATGGAGAAGAGCCACCGCATCACGCTTGCGAGAGTTTGACTAAAGCTCTTGAATAACCTCTCGAGCGCGCTTGCGCATCGACGGATTGCGATCTGACATTAGCGACTGTGCCGTCGACTTGACGTCCGCCTTCCAACCAGGTCCCAACGAAGCGAATTTTCGATAGGCTGCGAGAGCGGCCCCGCGTACCGCCTCGTCCCTCTGCGGTTCCATCAACTCTCGCAGATATGCGGCGCTGGATGCAGTCGGATTGGTCTCGAGCACCGCGGCAATAGCTCGTTCAACCACGCCCTCCCACGATTGGTCACGGGCGATGGGTTCCACCGTCGTCCAGAAGCGCTTCGGCGAGAGGTCACCCAGAACTTCTACCGCCGTGGCAACCACTCCGTACGATGAATCACGTAGCGCTTCCCGTACTACTCGCACAGCCGCCGGATCGGCCGAACCCTGCAGAAGCCGAAGAGCCGATCTGCGGCACTCAGGCGCAGGATCCGTAACGGTCTGGGCCAGCGCAAACCGAAGTACGGCAGCCGAACTCACGTAACCCGCCAGGCCTTGCAACGCAGCTGAGCGGACCAGCGGCGACGAGTCGGTACCGGCCACACGAATCAGCGCATCCCGGACTTCGCTCGCTCGCTGTGCACGCGTCAGCGTCTTTACTGCACCATATCGCCCGGCGACGGCATCGTCCAACTCCGCCTGCGCGATCCATTGCCATAGCGGCTTGCGATCCCTGATGTCCGCCAGGAGACGTTTCTGAGCGTCTACCGTGACAAACGCGATCCGTCCGGACACCCCGAAGGTAAGTGTCGTGTCGCGCGAAGCAATACGAACCCGTTCGCTGTATGCCGGCCTCGAATCAAAGTTCAGTTCGACGTCGGTGTCAATTTCATAGGTCGGAAACAGGCTGGAGTCCTGAACCTGACGGAGTCGTATCGCATAGATTCCGCCCGATGCGTCGTAATCATGCTCGATGACAATCTCCGGGTGACCTGGCTGCAGAAACCACTGGTCGAAGTACTCGTCGAGCGGGTGACGGGCAGCCTGCTCCATGGATTCGCGGACGTCGTCGAGTGCGACCGCCCGCTGGGCGTGTCGCGCCAACAACTCGCGACCGGCTCGCCAGAACGTCTCGTCGCCAATCACGAAAGCGAGCTGGGACAGA of the Rhodothermales bacterium genome contains:
- a CDS encoding peptide chain release factor 2; amino-acid sequence: MFDVAERRKRIDALSEKRLDPNYWNDPTAARKVEQALAAEKTWLTAWDDIKRRADDIRTLVEMAEEEETDLSGEIDAEAAAMESLVETLELRSMLSEPDDVRNAILTIHPGAGGTESQDWAEMLLRMYTRWGEKHDYKVEMLEFQEGEGAGIKSASIQVEGSMAYGYLKAESGVHRLVRISPFDSSGRRHTSFASVFVYPEVDDSIDIELKSDEVEMQTFRSGGKGGQNVNKVETGVRLIWTGALSDGTQQRVVAECTEERSQLQNRERATTMLKSRIYQLELAIQEAAKNAVEGSKKKIEWGSQIRSYVFQPYTMVNDHRTETKVTDIQSVMDGDL